Proteins from one Pantoea cypripedii genomic window:
- a CDS encoding ArsR/SmtB family transcription factor: MSEIKLNDVLKALSNPVRMEILQWLKEPKKHFDQPYADADEVGVCVSIIQEKVGLSQSTVSLYLAALQRAQLVTSRRIGPWTYYKRDEEKIAEFFRLLEKQV, translated from the coding sequence ATGTCTGAAATCAAATTAAATGATGTGCTAAAAGCGCTGAGCAATCCGGTGCGGATGGAAATCCTGCAGTGGCTTAAAGAACCCAAAAAGCATTTTGATCAGCCTTATGCGGATGCCGATGAGGTTGGCGTGTGTGTCAGCATCATCCAGGAGAAAGTGGGATTGTCGCAGTCCACGGTGTCACTCTATCTTGCAGCCCTGCAACGTGCACAGCTGGTCACCTCCCGCCGCATCGGCCCATGGACCTATTACAAACGTGATGAAGAGAAGATCGCCGAGTTTTTCCGTTTACTGGAAAAGCAGGTCTGA
- a CDS encoding porin, protein MKKLTTSLCLTTATLLAVANSAHAEITILEKNKDSNALLAPLSLQFGGSIRPEFIFNNGPEPGYYKNGHDGGTRFRFSGDYALSQHTSVIAMYELGVDLAKAAGWDSHYPEGKQRDTQRKLYAGIKDDRYGTLTYGHQYGIYYEVVGMKSDVWDNDGHAGGTGIGINGNYDGANRARNSIKYKNTFGDLTVYANYLLPEDNLNAGDGLFYRRNSGQGLGFDYNLTKSLTLSAAYSITNATMRDNDYNEKKYHQQLSGTALTWQPGNWYIVGTASYYKDFVPSTRYSTVDHYFAGSGYGLESFVGYTFNIDAPWFKSVQPYIAADSLRLKGDEEYHANHTYLGVGNNFGHGLSLYVERTIASTSDNEADATWITLFYDF, encoded by the coding sequence ATGAAAAAACTCACCACATCACTATGTCTCACCACAGCCACGCTGCTGGCCGTAGCCAATTCAGCGCACGCTGAAATAACCATCCTTGAAAAGAACAAGGACAGCAATGCGCTGTTAGCGCCGCTGAGTCTGCAATTTGGCGGCAGTATTCGCCCTGAATTCATTTTTAATAATGGTCCGGAGCCGGGCTATTATAAGAATGGTCATGACGGTGGCACCCGTTTCCGCTTTAGTGGCGATTACGCACTCAGCCAGCATACATCGGTCATTGCCATGTATGAATTGGGTGTCGATCTGGCCAAAGCTGCCGGATGGGATAGCCATTATCCTGAAGGTAAACAGCGTGATACGCAGAGGAAACTGTACGCGGGTATCAAAGATGACCGTTACGGTACCCTGACTTACGGCCATCAGTACGGCATTTATTACGAAGTTGTGGGTATGAAAAGTGACGTCTGGGACAACGATGGTCACGCGGGTGGTACCGGTATTGGTATCAACGGCAACTACGACGGCGCAAACCGAGCCAGGAATAGCATCAAGTATAAAAATACTTTTGGTGATCTGACGGTTTATGCCAATTACCTGTTGCCCGAAGATAACCTGAATGCCGGGGACGGCCTTTTCTATCGTCGTAATAGCGGCCAGGGTTTAGGCTTCGATTATAATCTGACTAAATCGCTGACCCTGAGTGCAGCTTACAGCATCACGAATGCCACCATGCGTGATAATGATTATAACGAGAAGAAATATCATCAGCAGCTGTCTGGTACTGCGCTGACGTGGCAGCCAGGCAACTGGTATATTGTGGGAACCGCAAGTTACTACAAAGACTTTGTGCCGAGCACGCGTTATTCAACCGTCGACCATTATTTCGCCGGTAGCGGATACGGTCTGGAAAGTTTCGTCGGTTATACCTTCAATATCGATGCGCCGTGGTTCAAATCGGTGCAGCCTTATATTGCCGCTGACTCACTGCGCCTCAAAGGTGATGAAGAGTATCACGCTAACCACACGTATTTAGGTGTGGGCAATAACTTCGGCCACGGCTTATCCCTGTATGTAGAACGCACCATTGCCAGCACTTCAGATAATGAAGCAGACGCAACCTGGATTACGTTATTCTACGACTTCTGA
- a CDS encoding alkene reductase, whose translation MDNNDLFTATNLGPYTLKNRIVLPPLTRSRSSQPGNVPNELMAEYYSQRSSAGFMVTEGTQIEPRGQGYAWTPGIHSAEQVAGWRNVTRAVHERGGIIFAQLWHVGRVSHTSLQPGEAAPVAPSAIPAGDNVKVFIETGPGTGTLAPASVPRALETSEVKDIVKMYAKAAQNALDAGFDGVEIHCANGYLVNQFMSIHSNQREDEYGGSLQNRLRFLREVVQAVADVAGKDRVGVRFSPLFNDTKEERVYLGLVEDNPHETYTEAVKILQEIGIAYLSLAEADWDNAPELPVAFYQQVRNIFGGTIMYAGRYTKERAERILNAGWGDIFGFGRPFIANPDLPARFANGWPLNAVDAASMYGGTAKGYTDYPQYE comes from the coding sequence ATGGATAACAACGATCTGTTCACCGCCACCAATCTGGGTCCGTACACCCTGAAAAACCGCATTGTATTGCCGCCGCTTACCCGTTCACGCAGTTCGCAGCCGGGTAATGTCCCCAATGAGTTAATGGCGGAATACTACAGCCAGCGCAGCAGTGCGGGTTTTATGGTCACTGAAGGTACGCAGATAGAGCCGCGTGGGCAAGGGTATGCGTGGACTCCGGGAATCCACAGTGCAGAGCAGGTTGCAGGCTGGCGCAACGTCACCCGCGCGGTTCATGAACGTGGCGGCATCATTTTTGCCCAGCTGTGGCATGTTGGTCGGGTTTCGCATACGTCATTGCAGCCGGGGGAAGCCGCGCCCGTGGCTCCCTCCGCCATTCCTGCGGGTGATAACGTTAAAGTCTTTATCGAGACAGGTCCGGGGACTGGCACGCTGGCACCGGCTTCTGTACCTCGCGCGCTGGAAACCAGCGAAGTGAAGGACATTGTGAAGATGTACGCCAAAGCTGCGCAGAATGCGTTGGATGCCGGTTTTGACGGTGTCGAGATTCATTGTGCTAACGGTTATCTGGTGAATCAGTTTATGTCCATCCACAGTAATCAGCGTGAAGACGAATATGGCGGCTCGCTGCAAAATCGTCTGCGTTTCCTGCGTGAAGTGGTGCAGGCTGTCGCTGATGTCGCCGGAAAAGACCGCGTCGGTGTGCGCTTTTCACCGCTGTTTAACGACACCAAAGAAGAGCGTGTCTATCTGGGGCTGGTCGAGGACAACCCGCACGAAACCTATACAGAAGCGGTTAAAATCCTGCAGGAAATTGGCATCGCTTATCTTTCCCTTGCAGAAGCCGACTGGGATAACGCACCGGAGTTGCCAGTCGCGTTTTACCAGCAAGTTCGCAATATCTTTGGTGGCACCATCATGTATGCGGGTCGTTATACCAAAGAGCGCGCTGAGCGCATCCTCAACGCTGGCTGGGGCGATATCTTTGGCTTTGGTCGCCCCTTCATTGCCAACCCTGATTTACCGGCGCGTTTCGCCAATGGCTGGCCGCTGAATGCTGTCGATGCTGCCAGCATGTACGGTGGTACGGCGAAGGGTTATACCGATTATCCGCAGTACGAGTGA
- a CDS encoding type II toxin-antitoxin system HicB family antitoxin: protein MFYPIAIETGDDKHAYGVTVPDLPGCFSAGDTLDEAIANAKEAITGHIELLVELGKDIPSVSTVGALAGDPDYAGYTWAVVDVDVTRLLGGSEKINVTLPKSLIDRIDRCVATHPEFKSRSGFLAQAALERITSSR from the coding sequence ATGTTTTATCCCATTGCGATCGAGACTGGCGACGACAAACACGCATATGGCGTGACAGTGCCCGATTTACCGGGTTGCTTTTCCGCAGGCGATACACTGGATGAAGCGATAGCGAATGCGAAAGAAGCGATAACCGGGCATATCGAATTATTGGTTGAGTTGGGGAAGGACATCCCCTCCGTGTCAACGGTTGGGGCACTTGCTGGTGATCCTGATTATGCGGGCTATACATGGGCCGTGGTTGACGTCGATGTCACCCGTTTACTGGGTGGCTCTGAGAAAATCAATGTTACCTTGCCCAAATCACTGATTGACCGGATTGATCGTTGTGTTGCTACGCACCCGGAGTTTAAAAGTCGTTCGGGCTTTCTGGCTCAGGCGGCGTTGGAGCGTATCACCTCGTCACGCTAA
- the rpiB gene encoding ribose 5-phosphate isomerase B, whose protein sequence is MKTIAIGADDAAIDLKNLIKRYLEEKQYDVQDYSNDAQNDRPMYPDVAFALATAIQQGEHDRGILLCGTGIGVAIVANKVAGVRAAQCHDTFSAERARKSNNAQIMTMGSRVIGPELAKNIVNAWLASEFEGGGSTAKVEKIGYYEQVCQAK, encoded by the coding sequence ATGAAAACCATTGCCATTGGTGCCGATGATGCGGCTATCGATCTGAAAAACCTGATTAAACGCTATCTGGAAGAGAAGCAATACGATGTGCAGGATTACAGCAATGACGCGCAGAACGATCGTCCGATGTACCCGGATGTGGCGTTTGCGCTGGCTACGGCTATCCAGCAGGGTGAGCATGACCGTGGCATTCTGCTGTGCGGGACCGGTATTGGCGTGGCGATAGTGGCGAATAAGGTTGCAGGCGTGCGTGCGGCGCAATGCCATGACACTTTCTCCGCAGAGCGTGCGCGTAAAAGTAATAATGCGCAGATTATGACGATGGGATCGCGTGTCATTGGACCGGAGCTGGCAAAGAATATCGTCAACGCCTGGCTGGCATCAGAGTTTGAAGGGGGCGGCTCGACGGCGAAAGTCGAAAAGATCGGTTATTACGAACAGGTCTGTCAGGCGAAGTAA
- a CDS encoding GNAT family N-acetyltransferase, with protein sequence MSRWEFRQATLADLDRCHEIEVAAYPADEAATREKIAIRIRDYPEGFRCLVADGSLIGFINCGCAWEVAMSAEEFKQLIGHDPLAPNVVIMSVVIHPDYQGQGWSSVMMKEFVSLMTAMGKKTIHLMCKQGYLGLYEKAGYRFTRLSASRHGGEEWYEMMMDL encoded by the coding sequence ATGTCACGGTGGGAATTCCGCCAGGCCACGCTGGCCGACCTTGACCGTTGCCACGAAATCGAAGTTGCTGCGTATCCCGCAGATGAAGCTGCCACACGCGAAAAGATTGCCATCCGTATCCGTGATTACCCGGAGGGGTTTCGCTGTCTGGTCGCAGATGGCTCCCTGATCGGGTTTATCAATTGCGGTTGTGCCTGGGAGGTTGCAATGTCAGCAGAGGAGTTCAAACAGCTGATTGGCCACGATCCACTGGCCCCGAACGTGGTCATCATGTCAGTGGTGATTCATCCTGATTATCAGGGACAAGGCTGGTCGTCAGTGATGATGAAGGAGTTTGTTTCTCTGATGACTGCGATGGGGAAAAAAACCATCCACCTGATGTGCAAGCAGGGTTATCTCGGTCTGTATGAAAAAGCCGGATATCGCTTTACCCGCCTGTCTGCATCTAGGCATGGCGGAGAGGAATGGTACGAGATGATGATGGACCTCTGA
- a CDS encoding GlxA family transcriptional regulator: MLHHVVILAVPGVQLLDVAGPLDVFAEANRILRRQVYITSVMSLAGGSVQSSSGVRIATDSALATFAAPAGLTFLVAGAPDIHHQVLDEGQIADITQLCRQSHRFGSVCTGALMLAQTGLLDARQVTTHWSVAKELALRYPATRVDADALYIADGPVRTAAGVTSGMDLALRFVEEDVGRETAQDVAANLVMFFRRPAGQGHFIRKQQTSLGGRSALQDLQRWALTHLDEVKNAAHLAQHLNLSPRHVNRLFNQEMGQGTAEWLEGARIARAQQLLCTEVAMKSIASLCGYSSSDVMRRAFIKVTGLTPTVYRKIYGAKK, encoded by the coding sequence ATGCTGCATCACGTCGTAATCCTGGCAGTGCCTGGCGTGCAATTGCTCGATGTTGCCGGGCCGCTGGATGTTTTTGCGGAAGCCAATCGTATCCTGCGCCGTCAGGTGTATATAACCAGCGTCATGTCGCTGGCCGGGGGGAGTGTGCAGTCTTCTTCCGGCGTCAGGATTGCAACGGATAGCGCGCTGGCAACGTTTGCAGCGCCAGCAGGATTAACCTTTCTGGTGGCAGGTGCCCCCGATATTCACCATCAGGTATTGGATGAGGGACAGATAGCCGACATCACCCAGCTGTGTCGTCAGAGTCACCGTTTTGGCTCGGTTTGCACCGGTGCGCTGATGCTGGCGCAAACCGGGTTGCTGGATGCTCGGCAAGTCACCACGCACTGGTCGGTGGCGAAAGAGCTGGCACTGCGTTATCCCGCGACCCGGGTTGATGCCGATGCCCTCTATATCGCCGACGGCCCGGTGCGCACGGCGGCCGGGGTGACATCGGGCATGGATCTGGCGCTGCGTTTTGTTGAGGAGGATGTCGGGCGGGAAACGGCCCAGGATGTGGCGGCCAACCTGGTGATGTTTTTTCGTCGACCGGCAGGTCAGGGCCATTTTATCCGTAAACAGCAGACTTCACTCGGCGGACGTTCTGCGTTACAGGATTTACAGCGCTGGGCGTTGACCCATCTTGATGAAGTCAAAAATGCGGCGCATCTGGCGCAGCACCTCAATCTGAGTCCCCGCCATGTGAATCGCCTGTTTAATCAGGAGATGGGCCAGGGAACGGCAGAATGGCTGGAGGGAGCGAGGATTGCCCGCGCCCAGCAACTTCTCTGTACTGAGGTAGCGATGAAATCCATCGCTTCCTTGTGTGGCTACAGCAGCAGTGATGTGATGCGCAGAGCCTTTATCAAGGTGACCGGGCTGACACCCACGGTTTATCGGAAGATCTACGGTGCGAAAAAATAA
- the aegA gene encoding formate-dependent uric acid utilization protein AegA, with protein MNRFMVANSQQCIGCHACEVACVMAHNDEQHVLSPEQFHPRITVIKHQQQRSAITCHHCEDAPCARSCPTGAISRIGDSVQVDQQRCIGCKSCAIACPFGTMQVLVTPQGQGQVKASAHKCDLCLDRPAGPACAQNCPADALRLVNDATLAELVKARRLRTACQEAQPWHKVAAATPVPDDHKVRQMRKTPPRGEPDKLPLAARKTGFDEIYQPFRADQALREAQRCLTCGEHSICEWTCPLHNHIPQWVARVQEGNIAAAVELSHQTNCLPEITGRVCPQDRLCEGACTVRDEYGSVTIGNIERYISDQALAQGWRPDLSAVQPVDKRVAIIGAGPAGLACADVLARHGVGATVYDRHPEIGGLLTFGIPSFKLDKSLLARRREIFSAMGVRFALNCEIGKDVTLETLLNDYDAVFIGVGTYRSMKADLPNEDAPGVCDALPFLIANTRQLMGLPESAEQPFINTAGLNVVVLGGGDTAMDCVRTALRFGASKVTCAYRRDEANMPGSRKEVKNAHDEGAAFEFNVQPVQLELDDSGKVCGIRLLRTQPGEPDATGRRRPVPIEGSEFVMPADIVIMAFGFNPHAMPWLAGQNVRLDGRGRIAASVNSTYRYQTTNPQIFAGGDAVRGADLVVTAMAEGRHAAQGMMDWLGVKAPDKH; from the coding sequence ATGAACCGGTTTATGGTGGCGAACAGCCAGCAATGCATAGGATGCCATGCCTGCGAGGTCGCCTGCGTCATGGCGCATAACGATGAGCAGCATGTGTTAAGCCCTGAGCAGTTTCATCCGCGCATTACGGTGATTAAACATCAGCAGCAGCGCAGTGCCATCACCTGCCATCACTGTGAAGATGCACCTTGTGCCCGCAGTTGCCCGACGGGGGCCATCAGCCGTATCGGTGATTCGGTTCAGGTTGATCAGCAAAGGTGCATTGGCTGTAAATCCTGTGCCATTGCCTGTCCCTTCGGCACCATGCAAGTGCTGGTGACACCGCAGGGTCAGGGACAGGTGAAAGCCAGCGCCCACAAATGCGATCTCTGTCTTGATCGTCCGGCAGGCCCGGCTTGTGCCCAGAATTGTCCGGCAGATGCGCTGCGCCTGGTGAATGATGCGACACTGGCAGAGCTGGTGAAAGCGCGTCGCCTGCGCACTGCCTGCCAGGAAGCGCAGCCGTGGCATAAAGTTGCAGCAGCAACGCCGGTGCCTGACGATCATAAAGTGCGGCAAATGCGCAAAACCCCACCGCGTGGCGAACCGGATAAACTGCCGCTGGCCGCACGCAAAACGGGTTTTGACGAAATCTATCAGCCCTTTCGTGCCGACCAGGCGCTGCGCGAAGCGCAACGCTGCCTGACCTGCGGTGAACACAGCATCTGTGAATGGACCTGCCCGCTGCATAACCACATTCCGCAATGGGTAGCGCGGGTGCAGGAAGGCAATATTGCCGCCGCCGTAGAGCTTTCCCATCAGACTAACTGCCTGCCGGAGATCACCGGCCGCGTTTGCCCGCAGGATCGGCTATGTGAAGGTGCCTGCACGGTGCGCGACGAATACGGCTCCGTGACCATTGGCAATATCGAACGTTATATTTCAGACCAGGCGCTGGCGCAGGGCTGGCGGCCCGATCTCAGCGCGGTGCAACCGGTGGATAAGCGTGTTGCGATTATCGGTGCCGGACCTGCCGGGCTGGCCTGCGCCGATGTGCTGGCACGCCATGGCGTCGGCGCAACGGTTTATGATCGCCACCCGGAAATCGGCGGCTTACTGACCTTTGGCATCCCTTCCTTCAAGCTGGATAAATCGCTGCTGGCACGGCGTCGCGAGATCTTCAGTGCGATGGGCGTGCGTTTTGCGCTGAACTGCGAGATTGGCAAAGATGTCACGCTAGAGACATTGCTGAATGACTATGATGCGGTGTTTATCGGTGTCGGTACGTATCGTTCGATGAAGGCGGATCTGCCCAACGAGGATGCGCCCGGAGTCTGTGATGCGCTGCCCTTTCTGATCGCCAATACCCGACAGCTGATGGGGCTGCCGGAAAGCGCAGAGCAGCCGTTTATCAATACCGCAGGTCTGAATGTCGTGGTGCTGGGAGGTGGCGATACCGCGATGGACTGCGTGCGCACGGCTCTGCGCTTTGGTGCCAGCAAAGTCACCTGCGCCTATCGCCGAGATGAGGCCAATATGCCTGGCTCACGGAAAGAGGTAAAAAACGCCCATGATGAGGGCGCTGCGTTTGAATTTAACGTGCAACCCGTACAGCTGGAACTGGACGACAGCGGCAAGGTTTGTGGCATTCGTCTGCTGCGCACACAACCCGGTGAGCCGGATGCGACAGGACGCCGCCGGCCGGTGCCAATTGAAGGTAGCGAGTTTGTGATGCCTGCCGACATCGTGATTATGGCGTTTGGTTTCAATCCGCATGCCATGCCGTGGCTGGCAGGCCAGAACGTGCGTCTGGATGGTCGGGGACGTATCGCCGCCAGCGTGAACAGCACCTATCGTTATCAGACCACCAATCCGCAAATCTTCGCCGGGGGTGATGCGGTGCGCGGTGCCGATCTGGTGGTAACGGCAATGGCGGAAGGCCGCCATGCAGCACAAGGGATGATGGACTGGCTGGGGGTGAAAGCGCCGGATAAGCATTAA
- a CDS encoding WapI family immunity protein yields the protein MIEIQSGTRIFNLSPYQRIPEPEAPSYDRIMVWVEFSVPVLTTAFEAEFAAGQLTQFRSDLLSLHQSLKTQTKHTDVVFSDLFNQISIKLHQSSVGNAVGVDLVLRPEGHADSVTLSDFFGLDESYFPAIISGLNEMINWPV from the coding sequence ATGATTGAAATACAGAGCGGCACACGAATATTTAACTTGTCACCCTACCAGCGTATACCCGAACCAGAAGCCCCTTCCTATGATCGGATAATGGTTTGGGTAGAGTTTTCTGTACCTGTTCTCACTACAGCATTTGAAGCTGAGTTTGCTGCTGGTCAGCTGACGCAGTTCAGAAGCGATTTACTCAGCCTGCACCAATCGCTCAAAACACAAACAAAACATACTGATGTAGTTTTCAGCGATCTTTTTAATCAGATATCAATTAAGTTACATCAGTCTTCAGTAGGTAACGCAGTTGGTGTTGATCTGGTCTTAAGACCTGAAGGCCATGCTGATAGCGTCACACTGTCAGATTTCTTCGGTCTTGATGAAAGCTATTTTCCAGCAATAATATCTGGCCTTAATGAGATGATTAACTGGCCTGTATAA
- a CDS encoding MFS transporter, whose protein sequence is MSQQNLAAVEQSAIRKISWRLVPFVALMFFINFLDRTAISFAGPNGMTQDLGITALQFGLASGVFFIGYIVLEVPSNLALHRFGARRWLARIMISWGIVSLLFTWVSSVQGLYTLRLLLGIAEAGFFPGAILYLSMWVPARHRSKILSLFYLAQPLTVVFGAPLAAGLIEQHGLFGLEGWRVMFMGVSIPAILIGIAALFWLVDAPRQANWLNEEEKNWLTRELEKEHQTKQHQAHHSVRSVMGNGRVWMLCLIYFGFIYGLYALAFFLPTIISGFQQQFGTTFNVMQKGLITGVPYLIAAVVMFFWSKDASRRGCKTWHIAIPALAGGISVPMALYMDSPLATILVIAITASSIFAALPNFWTLPTQFLTGASAAAAIALINTLGNVAGFSAGYITGALHDATNSYALPMFVVGGFMLLSAVLMLLLNRRRSQPLHQPTSLAQEQ, encoded by the coding sequence ATGAGTCAGCAGAATCTGGCGGCGGTGGAGCAATCCGCTATCCGCAAAATATCCTGGCGACTGGTTCCCTTCGTTGCCCTGATGTTCTTTATTAACTTCCTCGATCGCACCGCCATCTCCTTTGCCGGCCCCAATGGTATGACCCAGGATCTGGGCATCACCGCCCTGCAATTTGGTCTCGCTTCCGGGGTGTTCTTTATCGGCTACATCGTGCTGGAAGTGCCGAGCAACCTGGCGCTGCATCGTTTCGGCGCGCGTCGCTGGCTGGCACGTATTATGATCAGCTGGGGGATCGTGTCGTTGCTGTTCACCTGGGTGAGTAGCGTGCAAGGCCTCTATACCCTGCGCCTGCTGTTGGGAATTGCCGAAGCGGGCTTCTTCCCGGGGGCGATTCTGTATCTCAGCATGTGGGTACCCGCCCGCCATCGCAGCAAAATCCTGTCGCTGTTTTATCTGGCACAACCTCTCACCGTGGTCTTTGGCGCACCGCTGGCCGCCGGGCTGATTGAGCAGCACGGTCTGTTCGGCCTGGAAGGCTGGCGCGTGATGTTTATGGGCGTGTCGATCCCGGCCATTCTGATCGGTATCGCTGCCCTGTTCTGGCTGGTGGATGCCCCGCGCCAGGCCAACTGGTTGAACGAAGAAGAAAAAAACTGGCTCACCCGCGAACTGGAAAAAGAGCATCAGACGAAACAACACCAGGCGCATCACAGCGTGCGTTCGGTGATGGGCAATGGCCGCGTCTGGATGCTGTGCCTGATTTACTTCGGTTTTATTTATGGTCTGTACGCGCTGGCGTTCTTCCTGCCCACCATCATCTCGGGCTTCCAGCAGCAGTTTGGCACCACCTTTAACGTGATGCAGAAAGGGTTGATCACTGGCGTGCCTTATCTGATCGCCGCTGTGGTGATGTTCTTCTGGTCGAAAGATGCCTCCCGACGTGGCTGCAAAACCTGGCACATCGCGATCCCGGCGCTTGCGGGTGGGATCAGCGTTCCGATGGCGCTGTATATGGATTCACCACTGGCCACCATTCTGGTGATAGCCATCACAGCCAGCTCAATCTTTGCTGCCTTGCCCAATTTCTGGACGCTGCCAACGCAGTTCCTGACTGGTGCCTCTGCTGCGGCAGCCATCGCTCTGATCAACACCCTGGGCAATGTCGCAGGCTTCTCAGCGGGCTATATCACCGGCGCGTTGCATGACGCCACCAACAGCTATGCCCTGCCAATGTTTGTGGTGGGTGGATTCATGCTGCTGTCCGCCGTTTTGATGCTGCTGCTTAACCGCCGCC
- a CDS encoding HD domain-containing protein yields MSFTLQGIRIPDTQMARDTTAFIRDTESDLLFNHSSRVYYWAALAGRQRDIKVDHELLYVGCMFHDIGLTHEHCSCDKRFEVDGANAAREFMHSYGVKQEDIDKVWTAIALHTTPGIPEFMAPEIALVTAGVEMDVLGIGYENFSDSDREAVVTQHPRTADFKEEIIQAFYDGIKHKPATTFGNVKADVLKDKDAQFTPMNFCNVIRQSRWRG; encoded by the coding sequence ATGAGCTTCACTCTTCAGGGGATCCGCATCCCCGATACGCAAATGGCCCGTGATACCACCGCCTTTATTCGTGACACAGAATCGGACCTGCTGTTTAACCACTCCAGCCGGGTGTATTACTGGGCAGCACTGGCGGGCAGGCAACGGGACATCAAAGTCGATCATGAATTGCTGTATGTGGGGTGTATGTTCCACGACATCGGGCTGACGCATGAACATTGCAGCTGCGATAAGCGCTTTGAAGTTGATGGAGCCAATGCAGCGCGTGAATTTATGCACAGTTACGGCGTGAAACAGGAAGATATCGACAAAGTGTGGACCGCCATCGCCCTGCACACCACGCCGGGGATCCCCGAGTTTATGGCACCAGAAATCGCCCTTGTTACCGCAGGTGTAGAGATGGATGTGCTGGGAATAGGCTATGAAAATTTCAGCGATTCCGACCGGGAAGCCGTGGTCACGCAGCATCCCCGCACAGCTGATTTTAAGGAAGAGATTATCCAGGCCTTCTACGATGGCATCAAACACAAGCCCGCAACCACCTTCGGCAATGTTAAGGCGGATGTATTAAAGGATAAAGATGCGCAATTTACGCCGATGAACTTCTGCAACGTGATCCGTCAGTCACGCTGGCGGGGTTGA
- a CDS encoding LysR family transcriptional regulator produces the protein MNAVHHLLRNLDLNLLPVFDAIYRHRSVVSAANELAISPSALSHALARLRVSFSDDLFLRQGSRMQPTSRAEEVAAVISSALGQLTSGLSGHEVFAPASSSRQFTFAATDYTAAVLFPSLIARLQQSAPAMRVRILYSKQYDAVDDLLTGKADFAVGFEEEDMLPRQGLEALELFRDDYVVAVRQENPLVGNTLEAQHYLALGHVVVKPWNEPQRTIDSYLQQQGVSRKIVAELPSVMSAPFIVYSTDLAITLPRRGVEKLFDTTKMKIFPPPFSIPGYTLKLYFSPSRVNTASHSWMKEQILLSAGAS, from the coding sequence ATGAACGCTGTGCATCACTTACTTCGCAATCTCGACCTTAACCTGCTACCTGTTTTCGATGCCATTTACCGTCATCGCAGCGTGGTCTCAGCCGCTAATGAGCTTGCCATCAGCCCATCGGCTCTGAGCCATGCCCTCGCCCGGCTCAGGGTATCCTTCAGCGACGACCTGTTTCTGCGTCAGGGTAGCCGGATGCAACCCACCTCACGGGCAGAAGAAGTTGCAGCAGTTATCAGCAGTGCACTCGGCCAGCTCACTTCCGGCCTGAGTGGTCACGAAGTATTTGCCCCTGCCTCCAGCTCCCGGCAGTTCACATTTGCCGCCACGGATTACACCGCGGCAGTGCTGTTTCCGTCGCTGATCGCCCGTCTGCAGCAATCTGCCCCGGCAATGAGGGTTCGTATTCTGTATTCAAAACAATATGACGCCGTGGACGATCTTCTTACCGGCAAAGCGGATTTTGCTGTCGGGTTTGAGGAGGAGGATATGCTACCCCGTCAGGGCCTGGAGGCGCTGGAGCTGTTCCGGGATGACTATGTGGTGGCAGTGCGCCAGGAAAATCCTCTGGTGGGCAACACCCTGGAAGCGCAGCACTACCTGGCGCTGGGCCATGTGGTGGTGAAACCCTGGAATGAGCCGCAGCGCACCATTGACAGCTACCTTCAGCAACAGGGTGTCAGCCGGAAAATCGTCGCCGAACTGCCCAGTGTGATGTCTGCCCCTTTTATCGTTTACAGTACCGATTTGGCAATTACCCTGCCGCGTCGTGGCGTGGAGAAATTGTTCGATACGACAAAAATGAAGATATTTCCGCCGCCCTTCAGCATCCCCGGCTATACCCTGAAGTTGTACTTCAGTCCATCCAGAGTAAATACCGCCAGCCATAGCTGGATGAAAGAACAAATCCTGTTGTCGGCAGGAGCAAGTTAG